In Tursiops truncatus isolate mTurTru1 chromosome 19, mTurTru1.mat.Y, whole genome shotgun sequence, a genomic segment contains:
- the RANBP10 gene encoding ran-binding protein 10 isoform X5 yields MREWRAKVQGTVHCFPISARLGEWQAVLQNMVSSYLVHHGYCATATAFARMTETPIQEEQASIKNRQKIQKLVLEGRVGEAIETTQRFYPGLLEHNPNLLFMLKCRQFVEMVNGTDSEVRSLSSRSPKSQDSYPGSPSLSPRHGPTSSHMHNTGADSPSCSNGVASTKSKQNHSKYPPPSSSSSSSSSSSSSSPSSVNYSESNSTDSTKSQPHSSTSNQETSDSEMEMEAEHYPNGVLESMSTRIVNGAYKHEDLQTDESSMDDGHPRRQLCGGNQAATERIILFGRELQALSEQLGREYGKNLAHTEMLQDAFSLLAYSDPWSCPVGQQLDPIQREPVCAALNSAILESQNLPKQPPLMLALGQASECLRLMARAGLGSCSFARVDDYLH; encoded by the exons ATGCGGGAGTGGCGTGCCAAGGTCCAGGGTACTGTCCACTGCTTCCCCATCAGTGCCCGGCTTGGCGAGTGGCAGGCGGTGCTGCAGAA cATGGTCTCATCTTACCTGGTGCATCATGGGTATTGTGCCACGGCCACAGCTTTTGCCCGAATGACTGAAACCCCGATTCAGGAAGAACAAGCGTCCATAAAGAACAGACAAA AGATCCAGAAGCTGGTGCTGGAGGGCCGTGTGGGTGAGGCCATTGAGACCACACAGCGCTTCTACCCAGGGCTGCTGGAGCACAACCCCAACCTGCTCTTCATGCTCAA GTGCCGACAGTTTGTGGAGATGGTGAATGGGACTGACAGTGAGGTCCGCAGCTTGAGCTCCCGAAGCCCCAAGTCCCAGGACAGCTACCCTGGCTCCCCAAGCCTCAGCCCCCGACACGGCCCCACTAGTTCCCACATGCACAACACAG GAGCAGATAGTCCCAGCTGCAGCAATGGTGTCGCTTCCACCAAGAGCAAACAGAACCACAGTAAATACCCTCCGCCCAGCTCCTCCTCTTCCTCGTCGTCGTCCTCGTCCTCCTCATCTCCATCCTCAGTCAATTACTCCGAGTCCAACTCAACAGATTCCACCAAGTCCCAGCCCCACAGCAGTACCAGTAACCAGGAGACCAG CGACAGTGAGATGGAGATGGAGGCGGAACATTACCCCAATGGTGTGCTGGAGAGCATGTCCACACGCATTGTCAATGGTGCCTACAAGCATGAAGACCTGCAGACGGATGAGTCCAGCATGG ATGATGGGCATCCTCGGCGGCAGCTCTGCGGGGGCAATCAGGCGGCCACAGAAAGGATTATCCTGTTTGGTCGTGAGTTGCAGGCACTGAGTGAGCAGCTGGGCCGGGAATACGGCAAGAATTTGGCCCACACAGAGATGCTGCAG GATGCCTTTAGCCTGCTTGCGTACTCAGACCCCTGGAGCTGCCCAGTTGGCCAGCAGCTTGACCCCATCCAGAGGGAGCCTGTATGCGCTGCCCTCAACAGCGCCATTTTAG AGTCTCAGAACCTGCCAAAGCAGCCCCCTCTGATGCTCGCCTTGGGCCAGGCATCTGAATGTCTACGGCTCATGGCCCGAGCGGGCCTGGGATCTTGCTCCTTTGCCAGAGTCGACGACTACTTGCACTAG